In the Telopea speciosissima isolate NSW1024214 ecotype Mountain lineage chromosome 6, Tspe_v1, whole genome shotgun sequence genome, CAACCCCAATATGAAATTCAATTGAGATAGCTTGATCAGGCTCAACTAAAATGAACGTCACCACTGTTGATAACTAGACCTCCAATGCAGGCCAAAAGCAGTAAATGCTAAGTTGCCTGGACAGGTGGATACAAGAAGGAAGGATAGAGCAAAGCATTTTGTACTGGTCCTGTTTCAAATTTCCAGGTCACATGGCTAGAAATGAGGGAAATACTGGAAACTAAATGCAATCAGAGCCAAAGAATGACTAGAGATACATGCATCAATGGAAAGGCCCAAGATAGACTTAAATCAAGTCATAatgaccaacccccccccccccaacctcccaaaaaaaaaaaaaaaaaaaaaaaccatgcgGCTATCCACTAATGATCAGAAAAAAATTCTGTGAACGACAACAATAACTACAATAAATACTCCACATATTTGAGAACAGCATGCATGATGAAGGAGCAATTTCTTGGACCAGGCTAAACCCGTTAGGGGACCCATATGAAAACGAACCAGATCGAAGTGGATTTTTAAggtcagtaggatatttaggaattattttatttggaaaatatatgtaatcttttattttagggtAGCTATTAGACATGTAAGGAAGTTTCCATTTTgagttttatttagtttctagttttgttagtctaagttttaggaagtaactaggagtctttattttctaggttttataaatagatgtgtaaccCAACGATGGAAGTAGATTTTGGAATGAAAGTGTTGAATGGATTGGTTACCAGAACAGTACGAATCAGGTTGTGAGACCTCTCCTCCCTATCTCTCTCGCCtcattgttcttctcttttcttctattttgaacctctctcctcctccaagttcttcccttttattttcccTCTCTTGAGTTACTCCTTGCTGGACGGTATCACCAGATTCAGGATAAGGCCTCGCTGAATCACTAAACCTAGTCGATTGGCCCCAAGCCGTAGGCTTCTTTCCCTTGAGCGAACCAACTACCCAAGTTTCAATTCCTAAGCCTTCCTCCAACCAGAGATTGAAGTTAAGTTTCAGGCCCAGACCTACTGTTACTGCCAGGCCTTGTTTCAGAGATTTATTACCTAGTTTCTGGTGGCAGATTCGAGTGACTGTTGAGTTGGTTTAACAGGTTAGCGGGTGAGGAATCCTCCCCTGAAATTTGAGTTCAAATCGATCTTGCTTGAAGGAGTATTGTTGCTCGAAACCATCTTCTCCCCTGCTGGTTCCACCGTCTGCAATTCTTTCCAGGTTGAACACAAAGTCCTTCCCCACGATTCTTGTGATCTTATTTTATTCACCCACTTTCCATAattacccttctcttctctaataaTTATAACTTGTCCCTTACCTTAACTTTGCTTCCAAGTATGTCCTTACACAATAAATCTAACTCCTATTAGATCCTACTTTTTTTACCTATGAATTTAACCCTTAGGAAATTCTGGTTATTAAACTAGATTGCCATTGCCCTTCTATCATTTAGACTTATGCtgattgggtgggcccataagcaatCCGAGTAGGGTTTTGAACCCCGGATCAGCATCAATGCGTTGTTTTATGCTTAGTAATTTTAGAAGAAACAGAGTAAATTACCTGACACCTTCATGTTGGGAGCAAGTTAGTTGCACAAGTGCTTCAAGTGCACCTGCTTCTTGTCCAACTGCAGCATTGTTACTGTTACTATCTCCGTGAGCAGCCAAATTAGCTAAAGCACGAGCAGCCTAGAAAGAAATCAGTACCAACAACCTCTTTTTACTGTAACAAAGAAGATATTGAAAGAAATAACAGAAAGTTCTACAGGGATAACTTGGAGGCCCCTGAGACCAAACCTACCAAAATAAGGAATATATCTTTTCCAATAAAGATCTAATATAGGAATAAATTGTTTTTCAATAGGTCTAAGAAAGGAATATTCATGAGGGGGAAACCCTACAAGAGGAATGGGAGGCCAGCTGATTTAAGTTCAGAAGATAATAAGCGCATCTCAACCTAAACATAATACATCCACAATGACTTCGTGTCGGAATAGTTGTTGTCTTACAGATCCCATTCCATGCACCATAAGATGAAAGGTCAATAATTTCTCAAACAAAAGGAGAACAGTGATACCTGTTCTTGCACTCCCTCGTACTTGCAAGACCGAGCAAGCATCACCAAAGCATGTACACCACCTGCTAGAGCAACTTCCATGCTACATTTATCATCAGCTGCCAAATTTGCGAGCGCACCAGCAGCACGTTCCTGACATCAACCAAAAAAACACCAAATCAATTTAATCTTCTCATACAGCAGCACCAGAACCAAGCACAAAAACATTCCATCATCAGAACGTAAATGATCCACAATAAGCAAGCACATACAAGAACTCCATCACCACCGGAGGAAGGCCACTTGAAGATAAGATCCACTAGAGCTTTTACACCACCTGCCTCAGCAATGGCACCCTGgggggagaagggagagagagagagagagaattgatatataataaccaaaaaaattggaataaagCATCATCAAGGAGCTGCAGCAAAAGTAACCTTGTGCTCCTCTCCTACAGAAAGATTCCAAAGTCCGCCAGCAGCCTCTTCAGCAACCAACCTATTCATAGACCTTGCTAAACCAGCAAGTATATTGATCCCTCCTTCTTCTGCAACAGCTTTTGCAACTTTCGCATTAACAGACAAGTTTGCTATAGCCTGCATATCTCAAGAGTGTAAAACAGTCATCTGAATTTCCCTGATTACATGCAAGAAGCAAGCTCAGAAACTCTGTTAAACTCAGACCAACACTCTTACCTTTGCAGATTCTGACTGCAGACCTTCTCGATAAGATTTTGCAAGATCTAGAAGTAGACGTATTCCACCATCCCGCATAACTGCCTCAGCTCTTCCACAATGGACTGTAGCATTTTCATCATCAATGACAACAAACGTAGCAAGTCCTGTAGCCGCTCTTTCTTGAACATCCTCCTGTGAGCTCTGAATTAGATTCAGTAACAATGCAGCCCCTTGCCTGAGCCAGAAACTATCCAACCCCTGTGGGTTGCACTCAGCAATACGCAGCAGTGAATGCGAGAGAATCCATTCAAGCCAAGTCATAAGCTCATTTAAGCTTTTATCCCCAATCTTCAAATTCCTCCAATCCGAGAATACACTTCTATCATTGTTTGTAATATCGGCGAATAATGAAGCCACTGCTTTGAAAATGTCATTGAAAAGAGCAAGTAATAACTTACCCTTGTGATTATATGCCATATAGTTGCCGCCTTCTTCAAGAAGGGTACAGTTAAGGGCACACAAGACCTTCAAGCTCTGTGATGAGGACAACAATCTCGAAACAGCACTGGAGCTTATATCAGTTCTACAAACATCTAACCCAATCAAGTTGGGCAGCTTACTCCAAATCTGCGAAGCTGAACTCCATTTGATGTTTCTTGTCCCCGCAACTGATAGAAAACGAACTGTGACTAAATTTCCCAATGCCACCTCATCAACATTCACACAGTCCATGAAACCAATCTCTGTCAGCTGCCCacaattctttgccaatgcattGATAGCATCTCCATCAATGTCCCGAATGCCCGAAAGCCGCAGCCTCTTCAACTTAAGGCAACAGAGAGCAACTACTTTGATAGCATCACTACTGATCCTGTCGCAGAAATCTGGCCCAAGCTGGAGGCTTTCAAGTGCCTCATGCCGAGCTGCCATCACAGAGAGAGTTGCATCACTAATATCACGACAGAAATCTCCACTGATTTCGCGTAAACCACGTGCCTGGAGATTAATTATAGCATTGGCCGCCTCAGCCCCTCGAAATCGGAGCTTCTGAAGCTTCACACAACGGGAAGCCATGGAAGTTGCTGTAGTAGCATCACACTTGTGGGCACGAAGATCCAAAGAGTTCCATAAACAAGCAGAAGAACCCAAAGCCCGCCATGTTCTACAGGTCGAAGCCAAGCTTGCCCGGTCTCGATAATTCAGACATGAAAACAGCTGCACAACGGTATCATCAGGCAAGCTCGTCCAATCAACCTCCCCATCCCTCTCCGAACTGGTGCTCTCATCACCGATTCCCGAGTGACCTGGCGCAATTGTCTTCTCCTTGTCCTTCGACTGTGGTCCCTTCCTCCTCACCCTTCGAGTCATATCTTAACCAAAAACCCTTCAATTCCCACAGACTTACTGAACAATTTAACCCACCAAAACAAAGCAAGGCAACCtcatcaaccctaaccctcaaaCCAGCGACTGAATTGCCACAAAAACAAAGATTTACATGTTATATAGAGATGTGGGCGTATAAGCTATACAAATTCGAGCATAAATATCCAACCCAACAAAATCTTTTTTCTTAAATTCTAATGCCTTTATGAGGAATAAAATCAATAGCACATAGCAGAAACAGATTCATTATTCTCGTACCTCAAAACATAATCTTCTTCCAGTTTTGGTATTCTATGTAAAACCCTAATCTTCCAAGCTACCGTAATCACAATCCGTGCCCTTTCTTTCGGCGGTTTCCACGAAAATGAaatttagagaagaagaggagaaaagggCGGTGAAGCTAAGCAAGAATTGGAAAGAAAAGGTGTAGATGATAATGCAGAGAAGCAGAAGCCAAACCCTCAAAACTGTCTgcccttctctcctttcttgtaATTTGATAGTAGCATCACAGGAAGGCACAGAATTCTGCCTTTGGTGGTGTGAGGAGGTCAGGAGGGGCTGTGGTAGGGGTGATGGTCTATATATGAGTTTATATACTTTCTAGTGCTAATTTCTACTAAATGCCAATACATCAAATGCAAATTCATATATTTGTTTCCAGGGACTAATGGACTATATTTTAGGAATCCTTGGGATTTTTGAAACTTCCATTTTTATGGGTGCGAGGGAATGTTGGCAATACACACTTGACTTGGGTTTGCAAGAGGATCAAAAAGACCTTCTTATAAGATTGTTTCAACATTATAGTTGAATCAAAATTTGttggtaaaattttaaattcaaaaaaaaaaaaatttgatatcaATACATTTAAAGTTGTGTTTGTGtatgttacactttgataattAGGTCAATTTAGAGTTTTAACATACACACTTTGATCAAATTATGCTTACATATCATAGGCATGTTATCTCAcatttgagaattttttttcttttggtaaagaAGAATTTATTAAGGAGGACATGAATAGCACGAGACTACATTTACACATAATTCATGAAGCCAAGGAGTAGAATTTGGCCAATCTATCTTACATGTCATCGACAAAGCCTTCTGGGCACAGGAGTGCGCAACTCAAGTCACATCCCTTGGGATAAAACTAAACTGACAATGATCAAAGTTAGCCAGGAGACAGATGTCTTCATTGATAGGGCGAAGTTGCAGGGTGATAGCTCGATTTGGGCTTTGGCATAtatgaaaattaaaacataaataaataaacaacagTGTTGTACATATGTTTTATCATTTTGATTGTGTTGCTTTAATGTACTATTGTCATTGCGGAATCTCTATATATTTTATGGGAATGGGTTGGCACACCGTCGAAATGCCACAAGCTCGTgccagctctctctctctctctctctctctctctctctctctctctctctctctctctctctctctctctctcaaatgacTCCCATGCCCCGTCTCGCGCCCCCATTGTTGTCACCCACTTACCGCACACAGgcggtgtgcctatccctcttccttattttattACAATCTATTTGTTTCCAAGAATAATCTAACTAGAAGGATAAGTTTGTGGCTCAAATGAAATCGTATAAGAACAAAAAGTGAAAATCTTAGGCAAAATCTACAGTTTTTacataaaaaacattttttcctaaAGTACAAATGGACCCTATTAATCCTTGTAAATAAAGAGGACAAGAATATACTTGTTAATTGTTGAATGCAAAAAGAAGAATTGTATTATACTTACTACATGTATAGATACATGGTTTATAATGGTTGAATTATATGTACTTGATCATATTTTAGTCGCAATTCATAATTCAGGTATAGGTTGCATTGTTGATAAATAAAATTATGGAGAAAAGTTTCCTGTGGGGGGAGGGTTATGTCCACCTCGGCCCCAATGAAAGACAAAAACTCCGCCCCCATGATGCTTCATgtgcgttctcattggcccttacACACACgcaagggccacactccccAACATagagctcttttttttttttggatggaaaaaagaaaactttataAATTAAAGGATAAACAAACTGTTTACATCATCAACGCCATACATAAATAGCCGATGGTATTGCACTGCCTTCCTAGCAAAGTTAGTTAACCAAAACAAGATAGAACTGTCCTCAATTACAAAAGGAGGTACATTGTCTTGAAGATATCCATTAAGATCAATCAACAAAGGCACCATCTCCCATGGCCATGGTTGTGGGAGGTGCTGAAGAAGCTCCTTTGTTGAAATCCAGCCTTCCTTGATCTTAATCTCCCTGTGTGAAGTATGTTGTAAACCAAAAAGTAAAGCAGTTGCTCTTTATatcatggagaaaaaaaaaaacacacaaataTGACAAACTTAAAGCCATGAGTACTAACATAATATGTCAGCTTTATTAATAAGTATAATACTCTGTATATTGTCGTTGTAATTATACTTCAAGATAAGATTACCTCTTCAATCAATGTGGTAACTCCATTGATGATCATCTTTTGTTTATTGATGTGATTAGGTTAGTGAGATAATCCAATATCTGTAATTTGATTGTTCGAGGACGACTCAATTGAATGTGTTCAGGTACAATTATCTTTACTTAAGGattaagctttttttttttttatgagatgaTGTTAAACATGTCTACCATATTGGAAATGTAAATCATCTTCTTGACAATCTAATTACATTATTGATCACCAATTAGTAACTAATATCGATTATTGCATTTCCTCCAATGCAGTAATTGTGCTCTAAAATAGGTTATAATTGGAGTGTACTCAAGTTCAATTATTTTTCGTAATTGGCTAGTATGCAGGATGACAAGTTTGGGAAGGTATATTCACACTAAATTCACAATGTACATCCATAAAATTAGGTCAAACAACAGCCATAAATGACAAAAATTTCCAAATACAAGTACAGAAAATTCATTATGAGGATTAGAAAATTTAATAAACGATACATGATAGGTTAGTGATTTCCTTTGTTGTCCGACGAGTTAGAATGTTGTGATAAAGTGCTAAGTCACTACCGAACTCTAACGAATCTTCTTCTCAACCAAGCCTTGAACCTTAAATCTCTTAGTTTCACACACTCCAAAGAATGTTTCTGCCTCATTGCTTAATTGATGAACCTCATAGTGGTCGGGAGTTGTAATTTAAATTAAAAGTGGGAAAAACTAGGGCTGGTGTGAAAAATGGTGTAAATCAAGTTTAGGCTAATAGAAAAAGTTGGATTTCCTGAAGTTTTGGAGTCAAAATATGGTGAAAGCAGGTTTGGGAATccacatcaaaccataaaccagtCTTATTGTAACCCATAGAGAAAATGAATAGGGGGAGAGACTGGGCAAAGGCCtatgaaataagaaataagaaacaaaaagggaagcggtagccaaaaaaagaagaaatagggaagagatttttatctgctgctgtaattggagcgctgctgtgcgcatcgtgcggcgcaacAACGGCCATATGTGCATAGCGGGCCCCACTATGCACGCATGGTCgttgctgcaccgcacgatgagCACAGCAGTGCTCCAGTTAcaacagcggataaaggtccgaTTGCTTCACACCAACTTGGATTCATTCTAAGGTTTGCAAGGAATGATTGTAGAGGTTGTGACAATATCTCACAAGTTCTAACttatttccctttcctttcatCTCAAAATACATAGTTTTTTAAAACCTAAAAGAAATAACTCCCTAATAAGTAATAGGGGAAATGTTCTTTGCACTTGGAACGCATGATGCACCTAGACAaatggggcggtcattttgacCGCTCTAGCCCCCCTAAATGGCAAAAATGACCGCTACGTCctaccccatgtgtctaggtgcagcctGTGCCCCATAATATATCGCCCCAAAGTAATAACTACTAATTTTATTGATAGAGACCAAATGCAAAGTCATAACTAGCAGTGACTCAAGGTTATTATCACATTCCCATAATTGTAATTCAAAAACAAAGATATTTATGTTTATTAGGTGGTACTCTATATTTACTTTTTTTAAAAGTGATAGTTGTGCTTCAAGTTCAAAACAATAATAGATAATAATGAGTTTGGCAATTGTATCAGTGTCGTAAATTATAATTAATGCAATATATGATGATCATCCATAGTGTTGCGTCGAGAAATCTCCTCTAAGGATTCTCCTGGGTTTGGACCTGCACAGAAGAATAAGGTAGACACCAGAGAGTCGGTTCACACTAGtaggggactctccgatgcttaagtcagatctctctgagcaacaaTTAAAAACAATCAAGTTAAGGTTGTAAGAGGTTATACCTGAGTATATATAGCGTTAGTCAAGAGCTAGGCAGTCCTTGAGAGAGTCCCGATAtggtagtttcttttctttgtgaGAATATTTCTAAAAGAATCTCTTTAGGGGAGTGATCCctcctttcctcttttcctgCTTTTATTTTGGTAGTTCCATGTAGGAATGGACGGACCTAAGGAAGGTTTGTTTTGTGACCATGTGGTGCTCGAGGCCACCTTTGGCTTCCCATTCTTTGGTTCGGATCGTGGTAGTGGTCCATTGGACCTCGGGTTGCCTTATCTTGTCAGCCTGGCTCGATCCTATTGGGTGGTTAAATTTAGGTATAACACATAGTTTAAAAATAATAGCAATAATGCAGTAGTGTAGTAAAAATTGTGGCCCAAAGCCTCCTTGGtgaccccttgtgggtcctTTTTTGTCCCTTAGTGGATCCTTGTCTAGCTAATGGTGTGGGGcctaacacacacacacacacacacacaaaatgtCTTACAACAGTATTATTATGAGTTTAGTatgggcgttgttctctgtgccgtagtgcaggctgcgcccaggcacatggggtgggtgcaatgaccaccctgccccctgagtggcaggcccatgtgcctggacatagt is a window encoding:
- the LOC122664098 gene encoding protein ARABIDILLO 1-like, coding for MTRRVRRKGPQSKDKEKTIAPGHSGIGDESTSSERDGEVDWTSLPDDTVVQLFSCLNYRDRASLASTCRTWRALGSSACLWNSLDLRAHKCDATTATSMASRCVKLQKLRFRGAEAANAIINLQARGLREISGDFCRDISDATLSVMAARHEALESLQLGPDFCDRISSDAIKVVALCCLKLKRLRLSGIRDIDGDAINALAKNCGQLTEIGFMDCVNVDEVALGNLVTVRFLSVAGTRNIKWSSASQIWSKLPNLIGLDVCRTDISSSAVSRLLSSSQSLKVLCALNCTLLEEGGNYMAYNHKGKLLLALFNDIFKAVASLFADITNNDRSVFSDWRNLKIGDKSLNELMTWLEWILSHSLLRIAECNPQGLDSFWLRQGAALLLNLIQSSQEDVQERAATGLATFVVIDDENATVHCGRAEAVMRDGGIRLLLDLAKSYREGLQSESAKAIANLSVNAKVAKAVAEEGGINILAGLARSMNRLVAEEAAGGLWNLSVGEEHKGAIAEAGGVKALVDLIFKWPSSGGDGVLERAAGALANLAADDKCSMEVALAGGVHALVMLARSCKYEGVQEQAARALANLAAHGDSNSNNAAVGQEAGALEALVQLTCSQHEGVRQEAAGALWNLSFDDRNREAIAAAGGVEALVSLAQNCSNASQGLQERAAGALWGLSVSEANSIAIGREGGVAPLIALARSDVEDVHETAAGALWNLAFNPGNALRIVEEGGVPALVHLCSSSESKMARFMAALALAYMFDGRMDEIALIGSSSEGVSKSVSLDGARRMALKHIEAFVLTFSDPQTFYTAASSSAPAALAQVAEGARIQEAGHLRCSGAEIGRFVTMLRNSSSILKACAAFALLQFTIPGGRHAVHHAGLLQKAGAARVLRAAAAAATAPIEAKTFARIVLRNLEHHNVEPSL